In the Salvia miltiorrhiza cultivar Shanhuang (shh) chromosome 8, IMPLAD_Smil_shh, whole genome shotgun sequence genome, atttgtttttgtttttttcttgaTCGGATAAAGTAATGTTAGAAGTTAGCAGTTACAACAAACCTAATCTCTTCTTGAAGACGATGGGCAACTTGCTCATTAATATAATCAGCTTACTCACATCACATCGTGAAGGCCCCATCCGACTTGTAATTAAGTAATTACAAGAATCACTACAAGAGCATTTTGCAAATTTGCACTGGAGTATAATAGAGAAAAATTGCATTTTTTAGGcccaattttataattaataagcGACCTAAGGCCCAAAATAATTTGGGCTTCTGAAAATATAACAATGTATCAACGTGTGtatctttgtattttttattagtcctttttttgtttttctgattttattttttgtgtaggGATTCAGTCCTATTTTTATTTGCATAAAAATTTGGCTCTTAAATACAGCTTCCCATAAAGAACCAAATCTTAATGTAAATAATTGTACGAtacaaataaaaacaaaacataattcaagaaagaaaaatgaaaggtGCATGAATTTAAAAAAAGTCCAGTTTCCTTCTAATTTGAACTTATTTCAATTTAGGTGGCGTAGTATAACAACAAAAAGTACACTCACATAGGGGctttaatttgaagtaaatgATTTGgatcaattttgaaaatataataataatcgataattaaaataataactcaAATTAAATGGAAATGCAACACGATTACAATACTATTTGGACAACGAAAtacagtctgttggtaagacgtttTTCTTTCAATCAATAGGTCGGAGATTTGAATTACCTAAAGAATAGAGAATCAGGGTGTGAGTGTGTTATTTCTTCTTTAGGGTaataattggaaaaaaaaaaatgtaccaTTTGACATGCATTGTATTAGCTCAATAAACCTATTTATTTGGTCAACAATCCCTATGTGGTCACGCCatctaattttattattattattattattataaaaattataatgagATTAATTGTGCACCTTCATCGGCACAATATCAGTATATGGCGTCGGATAAATTCCTTTCGCATCAATCTCTTTTGATTTGTACCATACATCATACATGACACATATACTTGAGAAAAACTGAAAcaataaaagaagaaaataaaaagatcaATATGTCACGGAAAGTTAGATTTTGTAACGTGTGGTGTATCTTATcatgagattttttttatttttatctttttcattttttgggtGTGTaacaaatattattaatatacgATTTTATTAaggaggaaaaaaagaaaaaaaagaacctAGAAAAAACTCTTGAATGCACAGAAATAAGAAAATTCATAACCAGGAAAAATAGTACTCGTCTAACagtgaaaagaaaaacaaaagaagCCAAAAAAAAGACACCGCGGTAAAAAAGAGGGGAAGAACTTCAAGAGCTCCAACCTAACCATCCCCCTTAAATATTTTCGGACTCTCCGCGCCGCCAAGAAAAGAGCACTAAGCATCAACAAGTGCATCAAACAAAACACAATGGTTGATGATCAGCTCAAaagctgttttttttttttttttccttttgaaaaTAGGCTCAAAAGCTTTCTAATTAAATTATGtatattttctaattaaattatgtatattttattttatttttttgaaacgaaattatgtatatttttaaaGATTTGGTATTCCAGCTCACATGACTTGCGTTTCGAATAAAACAATTTTAAGTTGCTTTATAGTCAATTTTCACGTccacataaaaaaattaaaaaaaattaaaaaattcctGTCGACATAAAATATCCtctaaattaatctactttgaTATTGGCACCCATCTATCAATAATATAGAGAAGACACGtgtaatattatttaaatgagCAACATTGGTCAAATGTATTTCCCATTTATTTTCAAGATCAGTATTTATTGTGTATTTCGTCTCAAGAGAAAAGTATTTATTGTGTATTTAAATGCAACCACACCTACGAAATCTATAATTACGTATCTTAAATTAATATACTTGTAGTAAAGTAcacaaatttttaataaatttaatttttttcgtgatctttatttatttatttttaaatacattatctttcgattttttctgatttttcccacgaatATGAAATAACCCAAATAGAAACTGATTTTAGGATTTTGACTTAGACGATTTTTTAATACATAAGCGTGAGGGATAATAAAGATGGTATATATAATAAAGCCGAGGTATTTGTGAATTGAAAATCTCTCAGGCTTAAGTATCAAAAAATCTAAATCAAAAGTCCTAAAATCGGCTTCTATTTGGAGGTATTTCATACTCGTGGataaaatcagaaaaaattgaaatggagtgtatttttttttcttcaaattttaaagatcatagaaaaaaattagaatttattgaaatttcatGTATTTTACGACAAATATCtcttaatttaattatagtTTGAGAGCCtaaattaattgattttctTACGTTAATTTAATCAACGTACATTGTATGTCTATATGATTTACAGATTTAGTACTAGCTAGCTACGTATATACTTACGTGAAGTATTGCTTCTAAAAATATGTAGAATGAATTATaaatatgtaaaaattatacaagtaaattATAGTGACAATACATAGTAATAGTAGTagcatttttgataaaataaataagttttgtatcacaccccataaataaataagttttgtagcacATTTGACCTAAAGTACATAAGTACAAGTCAATAAAGTGAATGATAGTGACATATTACttatttttgatttaaaaataaccaaataaaatcaaaatctgattctctctctctctctattcacgttAAAATTAAAACTGAGTAAGCAAACCATATCTTATGGCATTATGGCGTGAATTTATGTGATcaaaatctgattctctctctttgatttaaaaataaccgAAATCACGTTAAAATGTGATTTAAAAATAAGcaaaatctgattctctctctctctattcacgttTATGGCGTGATTTTATGTGATATTATGGTTGTTGGGTGCATTTACACCAACTCAAACACTTGTTAAGGAAACAACCTTAAATTCACGAAATTAAATGCTCCGTACACGGCTGCTGTGGGTAGTTAATGAAGGATACCAACCAAATGTTCATTCATCAGACATTTgaacaagaaagaagaagaaaatcctcTCAATACACATACACGACTCATACACGGTtgctcaaaaattcaaaaaaaaatcatctaaagGCTTGTATTACATAAGGTATgtgaaatacatatttttttttaattttcggctGTACACGGTTGGTGTTCTagagtacacggttgtacacggtttgagttttagtgattttttgttgtttatttcaataattatgttatatatatgacttattacatgttttggaCTAAAAAACGGCATAAAAAAAACACTCTGTACGCAAATTACCTTATTTTTGAACCCTTAGTGTTCtgctgtacacggttagggttTCTGTGTACACGGTtgtgtacacggttgtacacggtggtCGAATTTGCTGTACACGGTTGGGTTGAATATGATTTTGAGGTTATTTTTAGCATGTTTGTATATTCAGTTGATGTATTGGGGTACACGGTTTCCtgtttgtgtatttaaatgTTGTATTTTTGTCGTTTTGAAGCAGATGTCGTTTCAAGCAATCGTTATACGGCACAGTGGTCAGTGGAAATTAACCGAGTATGAAGGAGGCGATGAGGTTGTCGTGTACATGTCTAAGGAAGACCTTTGTCATGCGAAGTTGATGTAAGAGGTGCACGATCAATTAAACGAGGATGGTCGATCCACTTATATGCTTTTCTACACATCGACCACGGACGAAGGGCGAAGAATAAAAGTGGCTTTGAAGACTGATTCGGATTTGAACCGACTGATTTCCGAGCATAAGAAATATCCCGTTGTTTACGTGATCGAGAAGGGCAAACAATCTGCGGCTCCGGTTCCTCAGACTCAAGAGCGGGTATATTATGAGGGACATCGGTCTACTGTGTTTCCTATCGAGACGGACGTTGGAAGAAGTATCCCTACACATGATGATAGTAGGGACGATTCATCGTCgcaggaggaggaagacgagtccgagtcttcggatgaggaagaagaggcgATACGACGTAGAGAGATATTGGATTCAGTGTCGACTGAACAGGAAGCGTGGAGACAGACAGGGCCTCAGAATTTCACATCGGATGATCAGCCCGATGTCGAGCCTCGTGTTGGAGTTCAGCAGCTTGAGGCACGTGACTGGGGGATTCCAGTCCTCGATTTTGATGATGCGCCGGCATTAGGTTGGGAGGATTCTAACGTATTGGAGAGCGGGATATTATCAGTGGGGGCTCTATTCCGGTCGAAGGATGATTTGGCAATCGCTGTTGGCCTGTACCATATGGAGAATCACGTGGAGTACGCCGTGCATCGTTCCAGTACGACCCGTTTGTGGTTTGTTTGCAAGCATGGCAACGGTTGTCCGTTCATGCTGCGAGCCGTTCAGAGTGCATCGATCTGGAGAGTGATCAAGGTGGTGATGGATCATACCTGCCACACGGATTTGAATTGCACTGCCCCGAGACAGATTCCGGCGAGGGTTGTTGGAAGATATTTTGCACAGAAATTGGTAGGCGAGGGGGTCGTTTTGAAGCCGAAGGAGATGATTTCAGAGATGCAGCGCTTATTCGGTATTGAGATCAATTACAGCTTCGCTCTCCGTGCAAGAAACATCGCGATTGAGATGACGTATGGTGATTTTGGGAACTCGTATCAGATGCTCCCATCGTATTTGTATATGCTGAGAATGAGTAATCCCGGCACATTATACGACCTTGAGATGAAGGACGATGGCAAGTTTCATCATATGTTTGTTGCACTTGGACAGAGCGTGGCTGCCTTTGAGAAGGGTTACTTGAGGCCGGTCATCGTCGTAGACGGGACCCATCTGAAGGGAAGGAACGGCGGCATTTTGTTCGTCGTTGTTACAAAGGATGGGAACGAAGCAATATTTCCTCTCGCAGTTGGGCTTGGTCCTATCGAGAACGACGGGTCTTGGACTTGGTTCTTCCACCGACTGCGGACTTGCTTTGGTCAGCCGGATGATCTCTTGATTGTGTCTGATCAGCACAAGAGCATCAGAAATGCTGTGGAGTGTGTCTACCCGAACGTCCCTCACGGGTTGTGCTATTACCATATCCAGAAGAATCTCGCGCATTATGGGCAGCATGTAGCTGCAGTCTTCAAAGCAGCGGCATATTCCTATCGatcagacgactttcaaaggaATTTTTCTGCGCTTCAAGTACTGAAAGTCAACGCGCACACACGCCTCGACACTATTGGTGTGGAGAGATGGGCCAGGTCCAAGTGCCTTGTACGACGCACGAGCTTCATGACGTCGAATGCTGCCGAGACGATGAACAGTAGACTGTTGTGGGCACGACGCCTCCCGGTTGCTTCATTGATCGAGACCTATCGAGCCATTATGGAGAAATGGTTCGATAGGCGACGCATCTCGGCTGCATCGAGGTCACATGAGTTGACTGAGGTAGTAGAGGGAAAGTTTCATGTGGCTGTCGAAGCGGGTCGACAATTGGCCGTTCGAGGGACGACGACGCACATGTTTAGTATTGAGGATGATCATGCATTCTACATTGTCGATCTCGAGAATCGGACTTGTAGTTGTGCTCAGTTCGACCTGGATGACATTCCGTGTCGTCATGCTTGTGCCGCTATTAGGTACctcatttattacaaattttgcatattgaattaattttttgtaaatttatctTTTGATCTTTGCATTTTATTAGGCGTGCAGGACTGCAAGTCACGGATTTTGTTGGAGGATATTTCAAACAATCCGTGCTGTTGGCCACATATATGGAGCGTATTGTTCCCGTTCCACATCCTACGTATTGGAATGTGCCCGATGAGATATCAGCCTATGTTGTGAAACCCCCGGATATCACGGTCCATGCGGGACGACCGAAGTTGAGTAGGGCTCGTTCAGCAGTTGAGGGTCCTCCTAATTCGGGTCCTCCTAATTCGGGTACTCCTAATTCTCGACCTCAAGTATGCTCACGTTGCAAGGGTGGAGGTCACAATGCCCGGAGATGCAAAGCGCAAGTGGGACCATTGGACTTGAACGTGCCGGTGGAAGGTGTCGAGCAACCACCCGATGCACGAAGGCGGCGAAAGAAGAAATGCGGCATTTGTAGGAGTGGAACACACACTAGGAATGCATGTCCTCAAAATGTTGGGTCGTGAGTGATTTTGAATCTTTGATCTTCAAAATAATTGTTGGAATGTTGTTGGATGTTTACTTGTTGTTTGGGGTCTGATTTTGTTGTTGGTATTTGTTGAACTTgctttaaaattcgaaaaacAGGGGTTTTGGGGGTGAACAAGGGCTGAATGAGCTCTGTACACGGTTAgaccctaaccgtgtacagtTTCACGAAACCGTGCACGCAACCGTGCACGGAAGAACTCGCAACCGTGTACGGTTACACGGTTAGGGTCTGTCCGTGTGCGGTACACGGTTCCGAGTTCTTCCGTGCACGGTTTCGAGCCACGGTACACGGTTAGGGCCTAACCGTGTACAGAGCCCAGGGAGCCCTTATTCACCCCAAAAACACCAACAAAATGATCAAATCAATGACAATTACAAAATGATAATCAAATCAATGACAAAATGATAATCAAATCAAAGCAGCGGGAATTGGGGTACACAATTCCCATATCCTAACTGCTACCATGTAGCGATATTTTTCTACATCCCTATTGGTTCTCATCCGTTCCCGTTTCGGTTTTCCACATATCAGACGATCTAAGTAAGCACATGCATACACACCACAACTAATGCTGTCCTGTTGCATAAATTGCTGGTTGTGGGGCATCATCACAAACGCCATCTCTGCATCAGCAGCATGGACAAACCTGTTGGGATTGTTATCCCAATACCCCACAGTGTGCAACAATCTAGGCATCAAACGAGTTATGCACCTCATTGAAGCTTGTCGACGTTGTGTGATCCCTTCAACATGTGATAGAGAATCATACACTCGAACCTCCCATCGTTCGATAGAAATGACCACAGTGCACCAATGACTCGCGTTGACATTGCAAATAGTAAGAATCTGCATTGATAGTGATGATTCGATAAAAACTTAGAAACTAAACCCCATTGATAGTAATGTCGCATTGCCCTTAAGAATTACTAAGCTTACCTCATTAGCCTCCAACCAATGCCACGTATGATCTGCATCAGTGCCCTGGAACATTGTGATGAGATTGTAGGGCACATTCCAATGTGTGTATGCATCTCGCTGTGGCCGCTGATTCCCCTGGGGATCCTCTGGATGCAGCTTACCATACTCTCTGTATAGGGTATCCTGAACAGGAATAATTGAGATGATGAATGTAACAATATATTGGAAGCctcaaaataaatcaaagtcaCATTAAACTTACATATAAATCGGTTGCAGCCACTGGAGTTCTAACTCGACTAATACCCGGCTGGAGTTGAGTCCGAGCCCGATGCACTATATATTCCTGGTTGACTCTGATCCTTCGATTTTGCTTCAAAATCCAGAGGTCTATAATCTGCATCCAAAATAATATGACTTCGTTAGTAACACAACGCATATTAAACAATACAATATTACGAATATATTATACCTCAGCATCGAACTCAGCCCGACGATCTAAAATACGCCCAAAAAAGCCCTGGGTCATCATATATCCAGTCTCCACTACAGCAACACATGCATCGTCGCCCATCTCTCTAAATCTGCGGAAAGCAACCTTCTTTGCCGTAGGAGTGTCAAGTGGGCCATCGGTCACATACGGACTCTATAGAAGAGCAGACGGCTTAATCGGGCGTCGTGGCCGCCCTACATCCTGGGCCTCTTCCTCGTCAGTAGTCCAGCTGAACTGGACATCGTCATCTCCCTCTCCATGCATAGGCGTCACTGGACTCCGCTGACGAGCTGACCTCTCACTGTGACGTGAGGCAGATCGCCTCAAAGATGTCTGCCTCTCAGCATGATGTGAGGCTGATCGCCTCATAGATGCCTCCCTCTCACTGTGACGTGAGGCAGATCGCCGCTGACTCGCATGGGGTGGATCATCTCCATGCCGTGATCGACTGTGACCCCGATGCTGCCGATCCAGGTCTCCAACTGAGTGCCTATGGCTCACATGAGGCGGATCCTCATGACCCCGATGCCCAGGACTAGGAATGTGAGATGTAGACCGTCTGTGACTGGGTCTCGACTGGTCCAACTCCTCACTCCCGTGTCTATGACGACTGGCATGGCTGGATGATGATCTATGCTTCCTCGAAGAAGATCGCCCACCGAATATATCCTTCACAGCGGCCACGACCTTCCGTGTAATTTTGGCAACCAGTCCATGCTCGGAGTCGTCGTCTACAATCGCCCGCCGCACCTCAGGGATCACGGTCCGATCTGCTCCCGTGTCACGCTCTCAGTGACACGGGCAATCAAGTCCTCATCACGTCGCCTCCAATAATCAGCATCTGGATCTGCTCGAGGCACTGAATCATCGAACTCCTGCGGCCTGGGCCGCTTCGATGGGCTACCAGTCGGATCAACATACGTCTGTCTATGCCGCTCAACATGGACAGGCTGCTTCTCACGAGCCCTCTCTGCTCGTGAGCTACTCCTCGGGACAGGGGGAGGCCTAACAGGAGGAGGCGGCTCCGGTACAACTGGCTCTGTCAAGCCGGCATATTTCCCTCCAGGATGGTATCGTACAGAAAAAGGCTCTGGATGCCTCAGGGTCTGCAAATACCATGAATCATTCTCCTCCTCGACCGGTTCGAGTGTCCGGTGACACTCGGCCTGCACAAAGATGAATCgatcatttctcattattcgTTAATCATAACATAATAAAAGGATTGAAACTGTAAAAAGCAACAATAATTACCTCATGAGCATCAAAAAAGTGGGTGAAGTCAGAAGCCGACTTTCAAGTCGTCCAGTTCACCAATCGTGGCATCTGCAACCTCGTGTCACGCATCCCACACGCGCGGCCCAACCTCGGAATGGCCTCGTACGACCAAATCTGTAATGCCCATATGGGCCCATAGAAGTGGTACGTCTTCCTATTACCGGTAATCTCGTTGGGATGCTTCTTCAACACACTCATCCCATGACAAAAAATCTGGAATGAGTAAGAGCCCCACGGGAAGTCGGACCATTTCTGATCTTCCTCTACCAGTGCCCACACCCAATCGTGCACGTATTTATAATCCCGACAGAAGAGGAGATCATACGCCACGAGAATATTGGCCGCCTTCAAATAATCCTGGGCACTGTTGCCCAGACTGCGGTTAACGAACCGCTTCCGCAGATCCTTCACTTCCACCTTCTTGCCTTTCAAAACTCCGTGCCATAGACTCTGCTTCCCAACACGGTGATCCACATTAGGATCAAAACGCTGCGGGGATGGCCCGAAACACAACCCCGTCACCAGACAATACTCCACTGCGCCGAATCGAATGTCGTGTCCACCAACGTGGAACCACTTCTCCCACGGACCGAATGCTTTGTCATACAACTCCCGTGCAAGAAGATGGTGCAGTGCGGCATTCGCACTATCCTGCCTCTTCAACTGAAGTAAATGCCCAAACGGACCTTTCTTAAATTGTTCTAAACGCTGGTAGTGCGTCAGACAGGTCTCCACTTCCTTCAGTGTCGTGTCCTTTACATAGTGATTGATTCGTCCGGCATAACCTTGCATGCACGGACGTAACCAAGCATGCCTCGGAGGCTGCAATTAATTCAAAATGATGATCAGTATCAAAAAATATCAACCGTGTACAGATTCTagaccaaccgtgtacaaccgtgtacgattatagaccaaccgtgtacaaccgtttCAGACTATagaccaaccgtgtacaaccgtgtacaaccgtgtacggttgtacacggttaaaTCTAGCACGAAAAATACATCTATACGTTGAAAatacataattagggcatattaAATCATTTAATACTAATCGTGTAACATAAATACCTAatcgtgtacaaccgtgtactgaAGAAccatacacggttgtacacggttgttcAAATTACTTTCCAGATTCAAAATTTCGCAAATTACCAACATTATGCCATACATAAACACCTAATAATCAACTATTGTGCACAATTTAACAATACAAAacacataaattcaaattttaacaaatatatatagttcACGGTTACTTACCGGATTCGGCGTCGGGTATTTTTCCCTCCTCGATGTACTCGGGCGATGGCCTCGTTCTACAGGCTGTTCTTCCTCTCTGGAGTAGTCGGATTCAGTTTCACTCATTGTTAATTGAGAAGATAGAATAATTCACCAAGTTGTTTTTGCTCTATTATGGAGTACACGGCTACGATTTGTGTGGGGTTTCAAACCACACACGATTTGTTTGTAGAGAGACACGGTTTCAAACCACACACGATTTGTTTGAAGATAGAATATTATCGTTTACCTCACACGATTTGAGCTTGTACAAGAGAGACACGGTATTGTTCCCTTGGAAATTCAGAGAGTTCGCAGATTTTGGAGTACACGGCTCTAGGGTTtgtcaaaattttgatttcgtgtacaaagagagagagagagagacaataTAGGACAAAACTGATTTTGATAGAAGATTCTAAATTTGACCCACTTTTTCATTGGAAGTGCTGTTTGGCAGATTTTGTGGGGATGGGATGTGGacgttttttttaaattttatttattagatattGAGAGAgaagtcatatatatatatgtggggaCCATTAGGGATATATTTGTACATTTACAAGAATGTGCTactaaacttatatttttatgggGTGTGAtacttaacttatttattttattcaaagtgCTACATAAAAATCTCACCCTAAATTATATACTCGTTCTGTCTCCGAAAAATATACACATTTTATCAATTTTGATCGTCTCTAAAAAACATgcacttttcatttt is a window encoding:
- the LOC131000493 gene encoding uncharacterized protein LOC131000493 codes for the protein MSETESDYSREEEQPVERGHRPSTSRREKYPTPNPPPRHAWLRPCMQGYAGRINHYVKDTTLKEVETCLTHYQRLEQFKKGPFGHLLQLKRQDSANAALHHLLARELYDKAFGPWEKWFHVGGHDIRFGAVEYCLVTGLCFGPSPQRFDPNVDHRVGKQSLWHGVLKGKKVEVKDLRKRFVNRSLGNSAQDYLKAANILVAYDLLFCRDYKYVHDWVWALVEEDQKWSDFPWGSYSFQIFCHGMSVLKKHPNEITGNRKTYHFYGPIWALQIWSYEAIPRLGRACGMRDTRLQMPRLVNWTT
- the LOC130997998 gene encoding uncharacterized protein LOC130997998, giving the protein MLFYTSTTDEGRRIKVALKTDSDLNRLISEHKKYPVVYVIEKGKQSAAPVPQTQERVYYEGHRSTVFPIETDVGRSIPTHDDSRDDSSSQEEEDESESSDEEEEAIRRREILDSVSTEQEAWRQTGPQNFTSDDQPDVEPRVGVQQLEARDWGIPVLDFDDAPALGWEDSNVLESGILSVGALFRSKDDLAIAVGLYHMENHVEYAVHRSSTTRLWFVCKHGNGCPFMLRAVQSASIWRVIKVVMDHTCHTDLNCTAPRQIPARVVGRYFAQKLVGEGVVLKPKEMISEMQRLFGIEINYSFALRARNIAIEMTYGDFGNSYQMLPSYLYMLRMSNPGTLYDLEMKDDGKFHHMFVALGQSVAAFEKGYLRPVIVVDGTHLKGRNGGILFVVVTKDGNEAIFPLAVGLGPIENDGSWTWFFHRLRTCFGQPDDLLIVSDQHKSIRNAVECVYPNVPHGLCYYHIQKNLAHYGQHTTFKGIFLRFKY
- the LOC131000492 gene encoding uncharacterized protein LOC131000492; protein product: MTSNAAETMNSRLLWARRLPVASLIETYRAIMEKWFDRRRISAASRSHELTEVVEGKFHVAVEAGRQLAVRGTTTHMFSIEDDHAFYIVDLENRTCSCAQFDLDDIPCRHACAAIRRAGLQVTDFVGGYFKQSVLLATYMERIVPVPHPTYWNVPDEISAYVVKPPDITVHAGRPKLSRARSAVEGPPNSGPPNSGTPNSRPQVCSRCKGGGHNARRCKAQVGPLDLNVPVEGVEQPPDARRRRKKKCGICRSGTHTRNACPQNVGS